One Edaphobacter flagellatus genomic region harbors:
- a CDS encoding histidine phosphatase family protein, with protein sequence MSEGTQLWLVRHGETEWSKSGQHTSRTDIPLTEQGRKRAEALREYLKGTKFDAVFVSPMQRARETCAIAGFAGQAQVDDNLKEWDYGIYEGKTTAQIRAEVSGWSVWKDPIIGGETAEHVGERADAVITRALASAPAGGNIALFAHAHILRILAARWLLLAATGGSLFALGTGSVSVLGWERETRVIQSWNRVFDE encoded by the coding sequence ATGAGTGAAGGAACCCAATTGTGGCTGGTGCGGCACGGCGAGACGGAGTGGAGCAAGAGCGGGCAGCACACCAGCCGGACGGATATCCCCTTGACAGAACAGGGGCGCAAGCGAGCAGAGGCTTTGCGGGAGTACTTGAAGGGAACGAAGTTCGATGCGGTCTTCGTCAGCCCGATGCAGCGCGCCCGCGAGACGTGCGCCATCGCAGGTTTTGCTGGCCAGGCGCAGGTTGACGACAACCTGAAGGAATGGGATTACGGCATCTATGAGGGTAAGACGACGGCGCAGATTCGGGCTGAGGTATCGGGATGGAGTGTATGGAAGGACCCAATTATTGGCGGTGAGACGGCTGAGCACGTAGGCGAGCGCGCGGACGCCGTGATTACCAGAGCGCTTGCCTCGGCGCCTGCCGGCGGCAATATCGCTTTGTTTGCCCATGCGCACATTCTTCGCATTTTGGCTGCACGTTGGCTGCTGTTAGCCGCGACAGGAGGCAGTCTGTTTGCGTTGGGCACGGGAAGCGTCAGCGTGTTGGGTTGGGAGCGCGAGACCCGTGTGATTCAGAGCTGGAATCGTGTGTTCGATGAGTAA
- a CDS encoding glycerophosphodiester phosphodiesterase family protein has product MNKLIVLGCLLSAAIEVQAQNRPVQAGIAIPGKIMAISHRGEHLHHPENTLLAFQAAIDAGADFFEGDIRTTSDGKLVLMHDSTVNRTTNGTGTVQDMTFGQIRSLDAGARFPEFKGTKVPTFDEVLDLAHGKINMYVDTKNADAKQLIDTIVRHDMQDHVVIYGNPFFLYEVHKIRPDLKIMPEAGSADVCKLLIRALQLQVIAFSEDDFKEDVIQLAKQANAQIYVDRLGRQDNVEAWQKAIDMGATGIQTDHPAELVNYLKEHQMSSR; this is encoded by the coding sequence ATGAATAAGCTGATCGTTTTAGGCTGCCTTCTAAGTGCGGCAATCGAGGTTCAGGCGCAAAATCGTCCTGTCCAGGCTGGTATTGCTATTCCAGGTAAGATCATGGCGATCTCCCACCGAGGCGAGCACCTTCATCATCCGGAGAACACGCTTCTCGCGTTCCAGGCGGCGATTGATGCCGGAGCAGATTTCTTTGAGGGAGACATTCGCACCACGTCGGATGGCAAGCTTGTCCTGATGCATGACAGCACGGTGAACCGCACGACCAACGGTACCGGGACTGTCCAGGATATGACCTTCGGCCAGATCCGCTCTCTCGATGCTGGAGCGAGGTTTCCGGAGTTCAAAGGGACCAAGGTTCCAACGTTTGATGAAGTGCTCGATCTGGCGCATGGCAAAATCAACATGTACGTCGACACGAAGAATGCAGATGCAAAGCAGCTGATCGATACGATCGTCCGCCATGATATGCAGGATCATGTCGTGATCTATGGCAATCCGTTTTTTCTCTACGAAGTGCACAAGATTCGACCAGATCTGAAGATTATGCCGGAGGCCGGTTCTGCCGACGTCTGCAAGCTGCTTATTCGGGCCTTGCAGTTACAGGTCATCGCCTTCAGTGAGGACGATTTTAAAGAGGATGTGATTCAGTTGGCGAAGCAGGCAAACGCTCAGATTTATGTGGACCGACTGGGACGCCAGGACAATGTGGAGGCTTGGCAGAAAGCAATCGACATGGGTGCGACCGGAATTCAAACCGATCATCCGGCCGAACTTGTGAACTATCTGAAGGAGCATCAGATGTCGTCACGGTAA
- the uvrB gene encoding excinuclease ABC subunit UvrB → MDFQLTTAYKPQGDQPRAITELVAGLNAGEKDQVLLGVTGSGKTFTMAKIISEVNRPALVLAHNKTLAAQLYHEFKQFFPNNAVEYFVSYYDYYQPEAYIPSGDLYIEKEATINEELDKLRLSATRSLFERRDCIIVSSVSCIYGLGSPEAYYGMLLLLEKGQRIKREDITRRLVEILYDRNDVDFRRGTFRVRGDIIEVYPTYDESAYRIELFGDEIDSLSQIDPLFGTVKQRYSRLPIYPKSHYVVQPERKTSAMDSILAELFDWEAQLEKEGRLVESQRIHQRTRFDLEMIKSVGYCHGIENYSRHFSGRLPGEPPPTLLDYFPRDFLIFIDESHVTVPQLHGMWHGDRSRKQNLIDYGFRLPSALDNRPLRFEEFESRTGQIVYVSATPGPYELTKSAGVVVEQIIRPTGLTDPEVEIRPVKGQIDDLLAEIRERSAKNQRVLVTTLTKRMAEDLAGYYTEVGVRCRYMHSEIETLERIKLLRDLRKGEYDVLIGINLLREGLDLPEVSLVAILDADKEGFLRSQGSLIQTIGRAARHLEGRAILYADTMTESMQRAIDETNRRREIQQAYNEENGITPQSISRPTEMALAGILKADYADLTEETSDMPDFTTQQELDTYIAKLEIEMREAAKKFEFEKAARLRDTVKELRTKEFLFS, encoded by the coding sequence ATGGACTTTCAATTAACAACAGCCTACAAGCCACAGGGCGATCAACCGCGCGCCATTACCGAACTCGTCGCCGGACTTAACGCCGGCGAAAAAGACCAGGTTCTGCTCGGCGTAACCGGATCAGGCAAGACCTTCACCATGGCGAAGATCATCTCCGAGGTCAACCGCCCGGCGTTGGTGCTCGCACACAACAAAACGCTGGCCGCGCAGCTTTACCATGAGTTCAAGCAGTTCTTCCCGAATAACGCAGTCGAATACTTCGTCTCGTACTACGACTACTACCAGCCCGAGGCCTATATACCCTCCGGAGATCTCTACATTGAGAAGGAAGCCACCATCAATGAAGAGCTCGACAAGCTGCGGCTTTCGGCAACACGCTCGCTCTTTGAGCGGCGGGACTGCATCATTGTCTCCTCGGTCTCTTGCATCTACGGCCTCGGGTCGCCGGAAGCCTACTACGGCATGCTGCTTCTGCTGGAAAAAGGCCAGCGCATCAAGCGCGAAGACATCACACGCCGGCTGGTTGAAATTCTGTACGATCGCAACGATGTCGACTTCCGTCGCGGAACCTTCCGCGTTCGTGGAGACATCATTGAGGTTTATCCAACCTACGACGAATCAGCTTATCGCATCGAACTCTTTGGCGATGAAATAGACTCGCTTTCACAGATCGACCCGCTCTTCGGCACTGTCAAACAGCGCTACTCGCGTCTGCCCATCTATCCAAAGTCACACTATGTCGTGCAGCCGGAGCGTAAGACTTCGGCCATGGATTCCATCCTGGCGGAACTCTTCGACTGGGAGGCTCAGCTAGAAAAAGAAGGCAGACTCGTCGAGTCGCAGCGTATCCATCAACGCACACGATTTGATCTGGAGATGATCAAATCGGTGGGCTACTGCCACGGCATCGAAAACTACTCCCGGCACTTTTCTGGCCGACTGCCGGGCGAGCCCCCGCCGACATTGCTCGATTACTTCCCTCGTGACTTCCTCATATTTATTGATGAGTCGCATGTTACCGTTCCACAGCTGCATGGCATGTGGCACGGCGACCGTTCGCGCAAGCAGAATCTTATTGACTACGGATTCCGTCTGCCCTCAGCACTCGACAACCGGCCATTGCGCTTCGAGGAGTTCGAGTCGCGCACCGGACAGATCGTGTACGTTTCTGCAACGCCAGGACCTTACGAATTGACTAAGTCGGCAGGAGTGGTTGTCGAACAGATCATCCGCCCGACTGGCCTGACCGACCCCGAAGTGGAGATCCGCCCTGTTAAAGGTCAGATCGACGATCTGCTCGCTGAAATCCGTGAACGATCTGCGAAAAATCAGCGCGTGCTGGTCACAACACTGACAAAGCGCATGGCAGAAGATCTCGCAGGCTATTACACCGAGGTTGGCGTTCGCTGCCGTTACATGCACTCTGAAATCGAAACCCTCGAACGAATCAAGCTTCTCCGCGATCTACGTAAAGGTGAGTACGATGTACTTATCGGCATCAACCTGCTTCGTGAAGGGCTCGATCTGCCTGAGGTCTCACTCGTCGCTATCCTCGATGCTGATAAAGAGGGTTTCCTGCGTTCCCAGGGATCGCTCATCCAGACAATCGGTCGAGCGGCACGACATCTTGAAGGCCGAGCGATTCTCTATGCCGACACAATGACCGAATCGATGCAACGCGCTATCGACGAGACGAATCGTCGTCGCGAGATTCAACAGGCATATAACGAGGAGAACGGCATTACGCCACAATCGATCAGCCGTCCCACCGAGATGGCATTGGCAGGTATTCTCAAAGCCGACTATGCCGATCTTACTGAAGAAACCAGCGACATGCCGGACTTCACCACACAACAGGAGCTCGACACATACATCGCCAAACTTGAAATCGAGATGCGCGAAGCCGCCAAGAAATTTGAGTTCGAAAAGGCTGCCAGGCTGCGCGATACAGTCAAAGAGCTACGCACCAAGGAGTTCCTGTTCAGCTAG
- a CDS encoding transporter, with the protein MTIYLLRMALLATAFQMTAGAFGEEGAPQQTQLQSRDAAQTASPQQVPALLQDPMNAAINQRLQDALRERDAIIRNLLERVQELEWRVNGGFTTAPKDVALKPTAAHSGTASSINAVVTNAGYDAEERQASQALDQALIVRGGLLLPPGTIEIDHSTSYFSSSADHLSINGFALLPVLVVGDITSQRTRKDLLLPTFTARLGLPHKLQFEAYIPYGYELNRTVDTNNVQTSQGTFGMGDITFGLSRQLTFEHGRVPDLLANVRFKTTTGIDSFNLNSSQTALGTGFYAVQGNLTAAKSNDPVVFFGNLSYTANLNGTHQIPDPQNVGQMIPGHFEPGDAIGFQLGSILALNPETSMTIGWDQRFTRSTTLNGQVIPASYLVEGSLRLGASYMYAPGRTIDLSFGVGLTPDTPNLQFSVGLPFRRALWGSKSTPH; encoded by the coding sequence TTGACGATCTATTTACTTCGCATGGCCCTGCTCGCTACGGCTTTCCAGATGACAGCCGGGGCCTTCGGGGAGGAAGGAGCTCCTCAACAAACGCAGCTACAATCACGCGATGCGGCACAGACAGCTTCCCCACAGCAGGTACCGGCACTGCTGCAGGATCCCATGAATGCTGCCATCAATCAACGATTGCAGGATGCCTTGCGCGAAAGAGATGCGATCATTCGCAATCTGTTGGAACGCGTGCAGGAGCTTGAATGGAGAGTCAATGGAGGCTTCACGACCGCTCCAAAGGATGTTGCATTAAAGCCCACCGCAGCACACTCAGGCACTGCCTCCTCCATCAATGCTGTCGTTACGAATGCAGGTTACGATGCTGAAGAACGTCAGGCGAGTCAGGCGCTCGACCAGGCACTTATTGTTCGCGGCGGCCTGCTGTTGCCGCCAGGAACGATCGAGATCGATCACTCGACCTCTTACTTCAGCTCTTCCGCAGACCACCTCAGCATCAACGGATTCGCGCTTTTGCCTGTACTGGTAGTTGGCGATATCACTTCGCAGCGAACGCGCAAAGATCTCCTGCTCCCCACCTTCACCGCTCGCCTTGGCTTGCCTCACAAGCTTCAGTTTGAAGCCTACATCCCATATGGATACGAACTCAACCGCACAGTCGACACGAATAATGTACAGACATCACAAGGCACATTCGGTATGGGGGACATCACCTTCGGCCTCTCTCGTCAACTGACCTTCGAACACGGCCGCGTACCGGACCTGCTCGCCAATGTTCGGTTCAAAACTACAACTGGAATCGACAGCTTCAACCTCAACAGTAGTCAGACAGCTCTCGGTACAGGGTTCTATGCCGTCCAGGGCAATCTGACAGCCGCAAAATCCAATGACCCGGTTGTCTTTTTCGGTAATCTTTCCTACACAGCCAATCTGAACGGCACACATCAGATTCCCGATCCGCAGAATGTAGGGCAAATGATCCCAGGCCACTTTGAGCCAGGGGATGCCATCGGCTTTCAGCTCGGATCGATTCTTGCGCTTAATCCGGAAACTTCTATGACGATTGGGTGGGATCAGAGGTTTACGCGTTCGACCACACTGAACGGACAGGTCATCCCCGCCTCATATCTTGTTGAGGGGTCTCTGAGATTGGGGGCCTCCTATATGTATGCACCGGGCCGCACCATCGATCTCAGTTTCGGAGTTGGTCTAACCCCAGACACACCGAATCTGCAGTTTTCCGTTGGCTTACCCTTTCGCCGCGCATTATGGGGATCGAAGTCAACACCCCACTAA
- a CDS encoding C39 family peptidase — MASVSLISETSFCQTWENEGVQGASKSIRSLKEIRGEGVVRQKWDMSCGAAALSTLLTYDFKDNTPESAIVVWILHRVDPVRVRARGGFSLLDLKRFAQARGYSAEGFTGMSIEELALEKTSVIVPIRLKGFDHFIVVRQITGGRVIVADPGFGNLTMKVDRFQTLWKEGIVFIVHPPTELMLTEKRSVMASRLVPDETIIQRRIDITAPSNPLY, encoded by the coding sequence ATGGCGAGCGTCTCTCTTATTTCAGAAACATCTTTTTGCCAGACATGGGAGAACGAAGGCGTTCAGGGAGCAAGCAAGAGCATCCGGAGCTTGAAGGAAATTCGCGGTGAAGGCGTGGTGCGGCAGAAGTGGGATATGAGTTGTGGAGCAGCCGCACTGAGCACGCTTCTTACTTACGACTTTAAGGACAACACCCCCGAAAGCGCCATCGTGGTATGGATACTGCACCGCGTCGATCCGGTGCGCGTCCGCGCCCGTGGGGGGTTTTCATTGCTTGATCTTAAACGATTCGCGCAGGCGCGCGGATACAGCGCAGAGGGGTTTACAGGAATGTCCATTGAGGAACTGGCTCTCGAAAAGACATCCGTCATCGTGCCCATTCGCTTGAAAGGATTCGACCACTTCATCGTGGTCCGCCAGATTACCGGTGGTCGCGTCATCGTTGCGGACCCTGGATTCGGCAATCTCACCATGAAGGTCGACCGCTTTCAGACTCTTTGGAAAGAAGGCATCGTCTTTATTGTGCATCCGCCCACGGAGCTGATGCTCACTGAGAAACGGTCTGTAATGGCCTCCCGTCTTGTTCCGGACGAAACCATCATTCAACGGAGAATCGATATTACCGCTCCGTCCAATCCTCTTTATTGA
- a CDS encoding voltage-gated chloride channel family protein, with translation MSFILAAFHRQYRLLRHTLRWFVLATLAGILAGSASALLLASLNWATDTRESHRWLIVFLPFAGLAIGALYYYFGKSVEGGNNLILDEIHTEIPNTPDAPRTIPARMTPLILVGTIVTHLFGGSAGREGTAIQTGASLADQVTRILRRLGIHFPDHDRRTLLMAGISAGFGSVFGTPLAGAVFGLEVLTIGNVGYDAIFPCFVAAFIGDYTTRLWRIHHTVYTVTQTAPINLKSILSAIAAGIIFGLTALLFARTTHAITAFFKKNIRYAPLRPFLGGIVVVFAVFAIHTTKYIGLGIPTIVAAFSEHLPRYDFAAKFAFTALTLGSGFKGGEVTPLFFIGATLGNSLSGIFPLPASLLAAMGFVAVFAGAANTPIAGGLMALELFGPEAGAFAAIACVVSYLFSGHNGIYRSQKLGARKHVTHRTHDSSSESHGSRAPNPTR, from the coding sequence ATGTCCTTTATTCTTGCCGCGTTTCATCGCCAATATCGCCTGCTCCGCCACACTCTGCGCTGGTTTGTACTCGCAACACTTGCAGGCATCCTTGCTGGATCGGCTTCTGCACTTCTTCTTGCTAGCTTGAACTGGGCGACTGATACGCGAGAGTCGCATCGATGGCTCATAGTCTTCCTTCCATTCGCTGGGCTCGCCATTGGCGCGCTTTACTACTATTTCGGCAAATCCGTCGAGGGTGGAAACAACCTCATCCTCGACGAGATTCATACCGAGATTCCAAACACGCCCGATGCCCCACGCACCATACCGGCGCGCATGACTCCGCTTATTCTGGTGGGTACCATCGTCACGCATCTCTTCGGAGGGTCCGCCGGCCGAGAAGGCACAGCCATCCAAACCGGCGCTTCACTCGCCGACCAGGTCACACGCATCCTTCGCCGCCTTGGCATCCACTTCCCCGATCATGATCGGCGGACCCTATTGATGGCCGGAATCAGCGCCGGCTTTGGGTCCGTCTTCGGAACACCTCTCGCAGGTGCAGTCTTCGGCCTCGAAGTCCTCACTATTGGAAATGTTGGCTACGACGCCATCTTCCCCTGCTTCGTCGCCGCATTCATCGGAGACTACACCACACGCCTCTGGCGTATTCACCACACGGTCTACACCGTCACCCAGACTGCGCCAATCAATCTGAAGTCGATCCTTTCAGCCATCGCAGCTGGAATTATTTTCGGCCTTACCGCACTGCTCTTTGCCAGAACGACACATGCCATTACCGCCTTCTTCAAGAAGAACATCCGCTATGCCCCACTGCGGCCATTCCTTGGAGGCATTGTCGTTGTATTCGCCGTTTTCGCTATACACACAACGAAATACATCGGCCTCGGCATACCAACCATTGTCGCCGCATTTTCTGAACATCTGCCGCGCTATGATTTCGCCGCCAAGTTTGCCTTCACCGCCCTTACTCTCGGCTCCGGCTTCAAAGGAGGCGAAGTCACGCCGCTCTTCTTTATCGGCGCCACTCTAGGTAACTCCCTCTCAGGAATCTTTCCGCTGCCGGCTTCCCTCCTGGCCGCGATGGGTTTCGTCGCCGTCTTTGCCGGGGCAGCCAACACACCCATCGCAGGCGGCCTCATGGCCCTCGAGCTGTTTGGACCCGAGGCCGGAGCCTTTGCCGCCATCGCCTGTGTGGTCAGCTACCTGTTCAGCGGACACAATGGCATCTATCGCTCCCAGAAACTAGGAGCGCGTAAACATGTTACTCATCGAACACACGATTCCAGCTCTGAATCACACGGGTCTCGCGCTCCCAACCCAACACGCTGA